The following coding sequences lie in one Methanothermobacter sp. MT-2 genomic window:
- a CDS encoding translation initiation factor Sui1: MKICEVCGLPKELCVCEEIAREIQRLKVYTVRRRFGKIMTIIEGINEQEIDIKELTKTLKAKCACGGTAKEGRIELQGDHKKKVKKVLVELGFSPDTIEIR; the protein is encoded by the coding sequence ATGAAAATCTGCGAGGTATGCGGTCTTCCAAAGGAATTATGCGTCTGTGAAGAAATAGCAAGAGAAATACAAAGACTGAAAGTATACACAGTAAGAAGAAGATTCGGAAAAATCATGACAATAATCGAAGGCATCAACGAACAAGAAATAGACATAAAAGAACTCACAAAGACGCTAAAAGCCAAATGCGCATGTGGGGGAACAGCCAAAGAAGGCAGAATAGAACTACAAGGAGACCATAAAAAAAAGGTCAAAAAAGTCCTAGTCGAGTTAGGCTTCTCCCCAGACACCATAGAAATAAGATGA
- a CDS encoding ribonuclease P protein component 1 — translation MITPKNIFRHEIIGLKVEIVESPHKDFKGLKGKVIDETKNTLKLELEDGREITIPKDVAIFHFQLPNGQKVEIDGQILLGRPEERIKKKFKKP, via the coding sequence ATGATAACACCAAAGAACATTTTTAGACATGAAATCATAGGCTTAAAAGTCGAAATAGTAGAAAGCCCACACAAAGACTTCAAAGGCCTCAAGGGCAAGGTCATAGACGAGACAAAAAACACACTCAAACTAGAACTAGAAGATGGAAGAGAAATCACCATACCAAAAGACGTGGCAATCTTCCACTTCCAACTCCCAAACGGCCAAAAAGTAGAAATAGACGGACAAATACTATTAGGCCGCCCAGAAGAACGGATAAAAAAGAAATTTAAAAAACCTTAA
- a CDS encoding 30S ribosomal protein S17P: protein MIGIDVPEPKSKCNDPNCPFHGNLKVRGRILEGIVTSDKAERTVTVERSYYQFLPKYERYEKRRSKIKAHKPDCIDVKIGDTVKIAECRPLSKTKSFVVVQVKGEK from the coding sequence ATGATCGGCATAGATGTCCCAGAACCAAAATCCAAATGTAACGATCCTAACTGTCCATTCCATGGCAACCTAAAGGTCAGAGGCCGAATACTAGAAGGTATAGTGACCAGTGACAAAGCAGAAAGGACAGTTACAGTAGAAAGAAGCTACTATCAGTTCCTGCCAAAATATGAAAGATATGAGAAGAGAAGATCCAAAATAAAAGCCCACAAACCCGATTGCATAGACGTGAAAATTGGGGACACAGTAAAAATTGCAGAATGCAGACCCCTAAGCAAAACAAAAAGTTTTGTAGTAGTCCAGGTAAAGGGAGAGAAATAA
- a CDS encoding 50S ribosomal protein L14P produces the protein MKAITSNVTRALPVGATLHCADNTGARELEIIAVKGYKGVRRRLPAAGIGDMIVVSVKKGTVDMRREVLNAVIIRQKKEYRRPDGLRVKFEDNAAVIVNPDGSLKGSEIRGPVAKEAADRWPSIGSAASIIV, from the coding sequence ATGAAGGCCATAACAAGCAATGTCACCAGGGCACTGCCCGTAGGCGCGACACTACACTGCGCAGACAATACAGGAGCCCGAGAACTTGAAATAATAGCAGTTAAAGGTTACAAGGGTGTTCGAAGGAGACTCCCAGCCGCAGGTATAGGTGACATGATAGTGGTCTCAGTAAAAAAAGGTACAGTGGACATGCGAAGAGAAGTCCTCAACGCAGTCATAATAAGACAGAAAAAAGAATACAGGAGACCAGACGGGCTAAGAGTTAAATTCGAGGATAACGCCGCGGTCATCGTAAACCCAGACGGGAGCCTAAAAGGCTCAGAGATAAGAGGACCCGTCGCAAAAGAAGCGGCGGACAGATGGCCCAGCATAGGAAGCGCAGCCAGTATAATAGTATAA
- a CDS encoding 50S ribosomal protein L24P → MARKRPRSKQPRKQRKFLHNAPLHIRHKIMSANLSKELREEYNRRSLPIRKGDKVEVMRGDFKGHQGKVERVDLKEYKVYVEGATIQKVDGTTAYFPIHPSNLQIIELNLEDEKRVEILERKG, encoded by the coding sequence ATGGCTAGAAAAAGACCAAGATCAAAACAGCCGAGAAAACAGAGGAAATTCCTACATAATGCACCTTTACACATCCGTCACAAGATAATGAGCGCAAACTTGAGTAAAGAACTCCGAGAAGAATACAATAGAAGATCACTACCAATAAGGAAAGGAGACAAGGTAGAGGTAATGCGCGGAGACTTCAAAGGACACCAGGGAAAAGTGGAAAGAGTAGACCTCAAAGAATATAAAGTTTACGTGGAAGGCGCCACCATACAAAAAGTGGATGGTACCACAGCATACTTCCCAATACACCCCTCAAACCTTCAAATAATAGAATTAAACCTAGAAGATGAGAAGAGAGTCGAAATATTAGAACGGAAGGGATAA
- a CDS encoding 30S ribosomal protein S4e, producing MAKMGSRKHLKRFKSPRHWPIPPKERKWTVKPSPGPHTMENSLPLLIIVRDILGVADTSREAKRIINNGEILIDGHPRKNYKFPVGFMDVVEIPKAGETYRAGLSEKGELTLYPIEEKDKNFKLCKIINKTTLKGGKTQLNLHDGRNHITNENLKVGDVIKLKIPQQEIIDSITFKEGNIGLVTGGKHIGEIGKIKKITITRSSMPNTVIIETDTNKSFMTLKDYVFVIGEKEPAIQIGGKP from the coding sequence ATGGCTAAAATGGGATCAAGAAAACATCTTAAACGTTTCAAATCACCTAGACATTGGCCAATACCACCCAAAGAAAGAAAATGGACAGTTAAACCATCACCAGGACCCCACACCATGGAAAACTCACTACCACTCCTTATAATAGTAAGAGACATCCTAGGCGTGGCCGACACTTCCAGGGAAGCTAAAAGGATAATAAACAATGGGGAAATCCTTATAGATGGACATCCAAGGAAAAATTACAAGTTCCCAGTCGGTTTCATGGACGTTGTGGAGATACCAAAAGCAGGCGAAACCTACAGAGCAGGCCTCAGCGAAAAAGGCGAACTCACCTTATACCCCATAGAAGAAAAGGATAAAAACTTCAAACTATGCAAGATCATCAACAAAACAACACTAAAAGGTGGGAAAACACAATTAAACCTCCATGATGGACGCAACCACATAACCAATGAAAACCTCAAAGTAGGAGACGTTATAAAACTCAAAATACCACAACAGGAGATCATAGATTCAATAACATTCAAAGAAGGTAACATAGGACTAGTTACAGGCGGTAAACACATAGGAGAAATCGGAAAAATCAAAAAGATAACCATCACAAGATCATCAATGCCCAACACAGTAATCATAGAAACAGACACCAATAAAAGTTTCATGACACTCAAAGACTACGTATTCGTCATCGGAGAAAAAGAACCAGCCATACAAATAGGAGGAAAACCATGA
- a CDS encoding 50S ribosomal protein L5P, translating into MNPMEQVRISKVTLNIGVGEGGERLARAEKLLEIMTGQKPVKTISKVTNPEFGIRKKQPIGCKVTLRGEKAEEIIKKFLDGIGNKLKASQFDDQGNVSMGIEEHIDIPGMKYDPDIGIFGMDLSITFEKPGYRINRRRIQKRKIPRKHRVTREEAIKFMKEKFKVKIT; encoded by the coding sequence ATGAACCCAATGGAACAAGTGAGAATATCAAAGGTAACCCTAAACATAGGCGTGGGAGAAGGTGGAGAAAGACTAGCAAGAGCAGAGAAACTACTAGAAATCATGACAGGACAAAAACCAGTTAAAACAATATCAAAGGTAACAAACCCAGAATTCGGGATAAGAAAAAAACAGCCAATCGGCTGCAAAGTAACACTACGCGGCGAAAAAGCCGAGGAAATCATCAAAAAATTCCTAGACGGCATCGGCAACAAACTCAAAGCAAGCCAATTCGACGACCAAGGGAACGTCTCCATGGGGATAGAAGAACACATAGACATACCAGGAATGAAATACGATCCAGACATTGGAATATTCGGGATGGACCTTTCAATAACATTCGAAAAGCCAGGATACAGGATAAACAGGCGCAGAATACAGAAAAGGAAGATTCCAAGGAAACATCGAGTCACACGGGAAGAAGCCATCAAATTCATGAAAGAAAAATTTAAAGTCAAGATAACCTAG
- a CDS encoding 30S ribosomal protein S14P — protein MPRKYGKASRKCSRCGDHSAIVRRYGLMLCRQCFRELAPKIGFKKYN, from the coding sequence ATGCCAAGAAAATATGGGAAAGCATCAAGGAAATGCTCAAGATGTGGCGATCATTCAGCCATCGTAAGAAGGTACGGGTTAATGTTATGCCGACAATGCTTCAGAGAACTCGCACCAAAAATAGGCTTCAAAAAATACAACTAA
- a CDS encoding 30S ribosomal protein S8P, whose product MTLMDPLANALTNLRNNELRGNTKCIISPASKLIGRVLRTMQKEGYIGEFEYVDDGRAGKFIVELEGNINQCGVIKPRHAVKKDEFEKFEKRYLPARDFGILILTTPQGIMTHKEAKEKGIGGRLLAYIY is encoded by the coding sequence ATGACACTAATGGATCCACTCGCCAACGCACTGACAAACCTTAGAAACAATGAACTTAGAGGAAACACCAAATGCATAATATCACCAGCCTCTAAACTAATAGGACGAGTCCTAAGAACAATGCAAAAAGAAGGATACATAGGAGAATTCGAATACGTTGACGACGGCAGAGCCGGGAAATTCATAGTAGAATTAGAAGGGAACATAAACCAATGCGGAGTCATAAAACCCAGACACGCCGTCAAAAAAGACGAATTCGAAAAATTCGAAAAAAGATACCTGCCAGCCAGAGACTTCGGAATACTCATACTCACAACACCCCAAGGGATAATGACACACAAAGAAGCCAAAGAAAAAGG